Proteins from a genomic interval of Candidatus Deferrimicrobium borealis:
- a CDS encoding thiolase domain-containing protein (Catalyzes the synthesis of acetoacetyl coenzyme A from two molecules of acetyl coenzyme A. It can also act as a thiolase, catalyzing the reverse reaction and generating two-carbon units from the four-carbon product of fatty acid oxidation) has translation MRPVYMVSGGVSKFAKSRPDATFQKIVKESFDYAVNDVPKLKRSMIDGSVVSYFSDHFTRQLMAGIMAVDYLGLCPKPNKRIEGGGATGGLCFQAGWEAVASGRMNVCAAFGFETMSHVPTWKGNEFIALASDVSFDYPVGGFYSGYYAMMVNRHMHEFGTTVEQLAMVSVKNHMNAYGNPYAQKRRKLTIADVRNSAMVAYPLTLLDICVMSDGAATCILADEETAFRLTDRPVKITGVGTGTDMMRMADRPHAEVLLAPNEKKSDYRNLKYPGVHSFRAGRSAGLQAYRMAGITDPLKQLDFVELHDAYTSSEIQTYEDLALCKYGDGGKFVEAGYPFMPQIDYGMKLPMKGTLPVNPSGGLIACGHPVGATGLMQAVFAFWQIQGSIKKHYGSGELQLKKADRGLIHSHAGTGTYVTVSIMERGW, from the coding sequence GTGAGACCGGTCTACATGGTTTCCGGCGGCGTGAGCAAATTCGCGAAATCCCGCCCGGACGCGACGTTCCAGAAGATCGTGAAGGAGTCGTTCGACTACGCCGTGAACGACGTTCCGAAGCTCAAGCGCTCCATGATCGACGGGTCGGTGGTCTCCTACTTCTCCGACCACTTCACCCGCCAGCTGATGGCCGGGATCATGGCGGTCGACTACCTCGGTCTCTGCCCGAAGCCGAACAAGCGGATCGAGGGGGGCGGCGCCACCGGCGGCCTCTGTTTCCAGGCGGGGTGGGAAGCGGTCGCCTCGGGGCGGATGAACGTATGCGCCGCGTTCGGCTTCGAGACGATGTCGCACGTCCCGACGTGGAAGGGGAACGAGTTCATCGCCCTGGCGTCCGACGTCAGCTTCGATTACCCGGTCGGCGGCTTCTACTCCGGCTACTACGCGATGATGGTGAACCGGCACATGCACGAGTTCGGCACCACGGTCGAGCAGCTCGCGATGGTGTCGGTGAAAAACCACATGAACGCCTACGGCAACCCGTACGCCCAGAAGCGCCGCAAGCTGACCATCGCCGACGTTCGGAACTCCGCCATGGTCGCCTACCCGCTGACCCTTCTCGACATCTGCGTGATGTCCGACGGCGCGGCGACCTGCATCCTCGCCGACGAGGAGACGGCGTTCAGGCTCACGGACCGCCCCGTGAAGATCACCGGCGTGGGGACGGGCACCGACATGATGCGGATGGCCGATCGGCCGCACGCCGAGGTGCTCCTCGCCCCGAACGAGAAGAAGAGCGACTACAGGAACCTGAAATACCCCGGCGTCCACTCCTTCCGCGCGGGCCGCAGCGCAGGGCTCCAGGCGTACAGGATGGCGGGGATCACGGACCCCCTGAAACAGCTCGATTTCGTCGAACTCCACGACGCCTACACCTCTTCCGAGATCCAGACGTACGAGGACCTCGCCCTGTGCAAATACGGCGACGGCGGGAAATTCGTGGAGGCGGGATACCCCTTCATGCCGCAGATCGACTACGGGATGAAGCTCCCGATGAAGGGGACGCTCCCGGTGAACCCCTCGGGCGGGTTGATCGCGTGCGGTCACCCGGTGGGAGCGACGGGGCTCATGCAGGCCGTCTTCGCCTTCTGGCAGATCCAGGGGAGCATCAAGAAGCATTACGGAAGCGGGGAACTTCAACTGAAGAAAGCCGACCGCGGACTGATCCACAGCCACGCGGGGACGGGGACCTACGTCACCGTGTCGATCATGGAACGGGGGTGGTGA
- a CDS encoding Zn-ribbon domain-containing OB-fold protein: MARKSPTKEPAAPPKVEESMTGTTVFNVPLPADTKALKGMSPIVVKQPYHIDYIHSYGQDSPFFAGLSNGKLLGTKCGKCDYTYATPRLACTQCGRETRWVELPQSGRVHTFTTCYFGGEEFLKETPFHLVLVEFDGVDTLFLSRLVGPAGPEEIRIGMKVTAKFRRNSQLKSSDVYFVPAG; the protein is encoded by the coding sequence ATGGCGAGGAAGAGTCCGACGAAAGAACCCGCGGCCCCTCCGAAGGTCGAGGAGTCGATGACCGGGACGACGGTCTTCAACGTTCCGTTGCCGGCCGACACGAAGGCGCTGAAGGGGATGTCCCCGATCGTCGTCAAGCAGCCGTACCACATCGATTACATCCACTCCTATGGGCAGGACTCCCCATTCTTCGCGGGGCTTTCGAACGGGAAACTCCTCGGGACGAAGTGCGGAAAGTGCGACTACACCTACGCGACTCCGCGCCTGGCGTGCACGCAATGCGGCCGGGAAACCCGGTGGGTCGAACTGCCCCAGTCGGGGCGGGTTCACACCTTCACCACCTGCTATTTCGGGGGGGAGGAGTTCCTGAAGGAGACCCCCTTCCATCTCGTGCTGGTGGAGTTCGACGGGGTCGACACGCTGTTCCTGTCCCGGCTGGTCGGCCCGGCGGGGCCCGAAGAGATCCGGATCGGGATGAAGGTGACGGCGAAGTTCCGCCGCAACTCCCAGCTGAAGTCTTCCGATGTCTATTTCGTGCCTGCGGGGTGA
- a CDS encoding acyl-CoA dehydrogenase family protein, protein MEFLLSDEQQALREMLRTFVAKEVRPKAGEWDASAGFPRETVAKLGELGLLGAMVPEEYGGSGMDTVSYAVAVEEIAKGDASLGLTVASHNSLCTAHILGYGSEAVKRKYLPELASGRALGAWALTEAGSGSDSLGMRTKAEWKNGRWVINGSKMFITQGNVAGVYVVLAVTEKGKGKDGVTAFVFPAGTKGLSVGRKLHKLGMRSSDTAELVLEDLEVGPDAVVGEVNAGFRDTMKNLAGGRISIAALAVGIGLGAMRDALAYSKERVQFGQAVSEFQAIQWMFADMGTELEAAELMTFRAAALRDAGRPHIREAAMAKLFASEAAMRATIKAVQVFGGYGYTQEVPAERYMRDAKLCEIGEGTSEVQRIIIARDLIRSH, encoded by the coding sequence ATGGAGTTCCTCCTGAGCGACGAGCAGCAGGCACTGCGGGAGATGCTGCGTACGTTCGTAGCGAAGGAGGTCCGGCCGAAGGCGGGGGAGTGGGACGCCTCGGCGGGATTCCCCAGGGAAACGGTCGCGAAACTCGGCGAGCTCGGACTCCTCGGGGCGATGGTCCCCGAGGAGTACGGCGGATCCGGGATGGACACGGTCAGCTACGCCGTCGCCGTGGAGGAGATCGCGAAGGGGGACGCATCGCTCGGGTTGACGGTGGCGTCCCACAACTCCCTTTGCACCGCCCACATCCTCGGGTACGGCTCGGAGGCGGTGAAGCGGAAATACCTTCCCGAGCTGGCGTCCGGAAGGGCGCTCGGGGCCTGGGCCCTCACCGAGGCCGGTTCCGGCTCCGACTCCCTCGGGATGCGGACGAAGGCGGAATGGAAGAACGGCCGCTGGGTGATCAACGGGAGCAAGATGTTCATCACCCAGGGAAACGTCGCCGGGGTGTACGTGGTCCTCGCCGTCACGGAGAAGGGGAAGGGGAAGGACGGCGTCACCGCCTTCGTCTTCCCGGCAGGCACGAAGGGGCTCTCGGTCGGGAGAAAGCTCCACAAGCTCGGGATGCGCTCCTCGGACACCGCCGAACTGGTCCTCGAGGATCTCGAGGTGGGGCCCGACGCCGTGGTGGGGGAGGTCAACGCCGGTTTCCGGGACACGATGAAAAACCTCGCCGGGGGACGGATCTCGATCGCCGCGCTCGCGGTGGGGATCGGCCTGGGAGCGATGCGCGATGCGCTCGCCTATTCGAAGGAGCGGGTGCAGTTCGGGCAAGCGGTGTCGGAGTTCCAGGCGATCCAGTGGATGTTCGCGGACATGGGGACCGAGCTCGAGGCCGCGGAGCTGATGACCTTCCGTGCGGCGGCGCTCAGGGACGCAGGGCGCCCGCACATTCGGGAAGCGGCGATGGCCAAGCTGTTCGCCTCCGAGGCGGCGATGCGGGCGACGATCAAGGCGGTCCAGGTGTTCGGCGGCTACGGGTACACGCAGGAGGTTCCTGCGGAGCGGTACATGCGGGACGCGAAGCTGTGCGAGATCGGGGAAGGGACCTCCGAGGTGCAGCGGATCATCATCGCCCGCGACCTGATCCGGAGTCACTGA
- the meaB gene encoding methylmalonyl Co-A mutase-associated GTPase MeaB, giving the protein MNAAGREILAGNTRAAARLMRDLDDEIPAAIRTLKALYRHTGRAYILGVTGAPGAGKSTLVNRITTHLRKRGKSVGIVAIDPTSPFTGGAILGDRIRMQQHALDEGVFIKSLATRGHLGGLSRSTIDIVNVMDAMGKDIILIETVGVGQDEVEIVKVAHTNLVLVVPGLGDDIQAIKAGILEIADIFVINKADRDGADKTKREIETMVTMSSFKEGEWKPPVLSAVAATDKGTVELLEAVDRHQKYIYQEGNLFRYRREKARVELLEILKNRLIEKAVSDLDAHGLLDPLLADMAKKRKDPYTISEKVVDHSFAFHFLNGGKQGPTKRKGKRR; this is encoded by the coding sequence GTGAACGCCGCCGGAAGGGAGATCCTCGCCGGAAACACCCGGGCCGCGGCGCGGCTGATGCGGGACCTGGACGACGAGATCCCGGCGGCGATCCGCACCCTGAAGGCACTGTACCGGCACACGGGGCGAGCCTACATCCTCGGGGTGACGGGGGCGCCGGGCGCCGGGAAGTCGACCCTCGTCAACCGGATCACCACGCACCTGCGGAAACGCGGAAAGTCGGTCGGTATCGTCGCGATCGACCCGACGAGCCCCTTCACCGGCGGCGCCATCCTCGGCGACCGGATCCGGATGCAGCAGCACGCGCTCGACGAGGGCGTGTTCATCAAGAGCCTCGCCACCCGGGGCCACCTGGGGGGCCTTTCCCGTTCCACCATCGACATCGTGAACGTCATGGACGCCATGGGGAAGGACATCATCCTCATCGAGACGGTGGGCGTGGGGCAGGACGAGGTGGAGATCGTCAAGGTGGCGCACACCAACCTCGTTCTCGTCGTTCCGGGGCTGGGGGACGACATCCAGGCGATCAAGGCGGGGATCCTCGAGATCGCCGACATCTTCGTCATCAACAAGGCGGATCGGGACGGGGCCGACAAGACGAAGCGCGAGATCGAGACGATGGTCACGATGAGCAGCTTCAAGGAGGGGGAGTGGAAGCCCCCCGTACTCTCCGCCGTCGCGGCGACCGACAAGGGGACGGTGGAACTCCTTGAAGCCGTGGACCGGCACCAGAAGTACATCTACCAGGAAGGGAACCTCTTCCGGTACCGCCGCGAAAAGGCCCGCGTCGAACTGCTGGAGATCCTCAAGAACCGGCTGATCGAAAAAGCCGTGTCGGATCTCGACGCCCACGGACTCCTCGATCCGCTGCTTGCCGACATGGCGAAAAAGCGGAAGGATCCGTACACCATTTCGGAGAAGGTGGTCGACCACAGCTTCGCCTTCCATTTCCTGAACGGCGGAAAGCAAGGGCCGACGAAAAGGAAAGGGAAACGCCGATGA
- a CDS encoding CoA transferase subunit A produces MTIERIRTEGEVEYRFTHPDDFREHVRDRKGRSPVPKLATAREAVAAFVSDGDYIVYDFSSLTRGPQSLIREVIRQRKKELWIGAEFTLHESPLLVGAGCATRIDVGFLGYGNYIGQAVCDGRVKAYEWTNGGLALRILAGARGVPFLPTRDMLGSDNLKVSAAKTIADPYTGDPVCLVPALNPDVAFLHVHQADVLGNARIFGTNLFALEAALASFRVIVSAEEIVETDEFRKDPMRTTVPYFLVDAVVHAPFGAYPGAMPARYEIDLEHVDRLNAIRTEDQMGKYLEENIHSVADHEEFLDRRVGAKRMRELRRRATIVEGYR; encoded by the coding sequence ATGACGATCGAACGGATCCGGACGGAGGGGGAAGTGGAGTACCGGTTCACCCACCCCGACGACTTCCGGGAGCACGTCCGCGATCGGAAAGGCCGAAGCCCCGTCCCGAAGCTGGCCACGGCGAGGGAAGCGGTGGCAGCGTTCGTGTCGGACGGGGACTACATCGTCTACGACTTCTCCAGCCTCACCCGCGGCCCGCAATCGTTGATCCGGGAGGTCATCCGGCAACGGAAGAAGGAGCTCTGGATCGGTGCCGAATTCACGCTTCACGAGTCTCCCCTGCTGGTGGGGGCCGGGTGCGCCACCCGGATCGACGTGGGCTTTCTCGGGTACGGAAATTACATCGGCCAGGCGGTCTGCGACGGGCGCGTCAAGGCGTACGAGTGGACGAACGGAGGGCTCGCGCTCCGGATCCTCGCGGGCGCGCGCGGGGTGCCGTTCCTTCCCACCAGGGACATGCTCGGCTCCGACAACCTGAAGGTCTCGGCGGCGAAGACGATCGCGGATCCGTACACGGGGGATCCGGTCTGCCTCGTCCCCGCCTTGAACCCCGACGTCGCGTTCCTCCATGTCCACCAGGCCGACGTGCTCGGCAACGCGAGGATCTTCGGGACGAACCTGTTCGCCCTCGAGGCGGCGCTCGCCTCCTTCCGCGTGATCGTCTCGGCCGAGGAGATCGTCGAAACCGACGAGTTCCGGAAGGATCCGATGCGCACCACGGTCCCGTATTTCCTGGTCGACGCGGTGGTACACGCCCCCTTCGGCGCGTATCCCGGCGCGATGCCGGCCCGATACGAGATCGATCTCGAACACGTCGACCGGCTGAACGCCATCCGGACGGAGGACCAGATGGGGAAATATCTCGAGGAGAACATCCACTCGGTCGCCGACCACGAGGAGTTCCTCGACCGGCGGGTCGGGGCGAAGCGGATGCGCGAGCTGCGTCGCCGCGCCACAATAGTGGAAGGATATCGTTGA
- a CDS encoding acyl CoA--acetate/3-ketoacid CoA transferase subunit beta produces the protein MRTIEFTDTEFMIAQGARLIDDGKTIFVGWGIPQVVAMLAQKLYVPNVTQLFEFGAIGPQSVLPFVRGTMGGPQNTFRSLQWLNMNWAFSYSATGYMDYGMLGALQVDPYGNINSTYLGGTFANPERRFAGSGGGNQVASHCWKTIIVIRHEGRRFVPKVDFITSPGYLDGPGAREKAGLPRGTGPHRVVTSKALFGFDGESRKMTLLSVLRGVSVEEVVKDMAFRPLLAPEIGEIPPPTDEELRVLREEIDPDRFIIRGAKMYAIA, from the coding sequence ATGCGCACGATCGAATTCACCGACACGGAGTTCATGATCGCCCAGGGGGCCCGTCTCATCGACGACGGCAAGACGATCTTCGTCGGGTGGGGGATCCCGCAAGTGGTCGCCATGCTGGCGCAGAAGCTGTACGTCCCCAACGTGACCCAGCTGTTCGAGTTCGGGGCGATCGGCCCGCAATCCGTCCTGCCCTTCGTCCGTGGAACGATGGGTGGGCCGCAGAACACGTTCCGGTCGCTCCAGTGGCTCAACATGAACTGGGCCTTTTCGTACTCCGCCACCGGCTACATGGATTACGGGATGCTCGGGGCCCTCCAGGTCGACCCGTACGGGAATATCAACTCTACGTATCTCGGCGGAACGTTCGCGAACCCGGAACGCAGGTTCGCCGGGAGCGGCGGCGGAAACCAGGTGGCCTCGCACTGCTGGAAGACGATCATCGTCATCAGGCACGAAGGGCGCCGGTTCGTCCCGAAGGTCGATTTCATCACCTCTCCCGGGTACCTCGACGGCCCGGGAGCCCGCGAGAAGGCGGGGCTGCCCCGCGGTACGGGTCCCCATCGGGTGGTCACCTCGAAGGCGCTGTTCGGATTCGACGGGGAGTCCCGGAAGATGACCCTCCTCTCGGTCCTCCGGGGGGTTTCGGTCGAAGAGGTCGTGAAGGATATGGCGTTCCGGCCTCTTCTGGCACCGGAGATCGGCGAGATCCCGCCGCCGACGGACGAGGAGCTTCGGGTGCTGCGCGAGGAGATCGACCCCGACCGCTTCATCATCCGCGGAGCGAAGATGTACGCGATTGCCTGA
- the miaB gene encoding tRNA (N6-isopentenyl adenosine(37)-C2)-methylthiotransferase MiaB, which translates to MNTVDSARMLSLMSSADYLAAPTLEEADLVLLNTCSIREKADQKIYSDLGTLRRWKLRRPGRLVGVGGCLAQQDGEVLRKRAPHVDIVFGTHNIASLPEMVRRAERRLPTMALGMDEEMTHWDVIPYLPAGAVSAMVAIMQGCDNFCAYCVVPLVRGREVSRPAGDILSEVRALAGRGVMEVVLLGQNVNSYGKKEGEIPFPELLRRISAIERIRRIRFITSHPRDLDDRTIRLFEEMETLCPHVHLPLQSGSDRILESMGRGYTSGEYLARIDALRQARPGIAFSSDFIVGFPGETEDDFGETLSVMREVRFDSSFSFRFSSRPGTRAAEMKEKVDPQEAAERLRRLQEIQAIHTRERLTTQVGREVTVLVEGASARDPGMRCGRTACNKTVNFTPGSSDGAFRSVLVTGAGAHSLVGKERSSDG; encoded by the coding sequence ATGAACACCGTGGACTCGGCGAGGATGCTCTCGCTCATGTCCTCGGCCGATTACCTTGCCGCCCCCACCCTCGAGGAGGCGGACCTCGTCCTCCTAAACACCTGCAGTATCCGCGAGAAAGCCGACCAGAAGATCTATAGTGATCTCGGTACCTTGCGCCGCTGGAAGCTGCGACGCCCGGGACGGCTCGTCGGAGTCGGGGGTTGTCTCGCCCAGCAGGACGGGGAGGTGCTCCGGAAGCGGGCCCCCCACGTCGACATCGTCTTCGGAACCCACAACATCGCGAGCCTTCCCGAGATGGTCCGGAGGGCGGAACGCCGCCTCCCGACGATGGCCCTCGGGATGGATGAGGAGATGACGCACTGGGACGTCATTCCGTACCTGCCCGCCGGCGCGGTATCGGCGATGGTCGCCATCATGCAGGGATGCGACAATTTCTGCGCCTACTGCGTCGTCCCCCTGGTCCGGGGGCGGGAGGTGAGCAGGCCGGCCGGCGATATCCTCTCGGAGGTCCGCGCTCTCGCCGGGCGCGGAGTGATGGAAGTCGTCCTGCTGGGACAGAACGTCAACTCCTACGGGAAGAAGGAAGGGGAGATCCCGTTCCCGGAACTTCTGCGGCGGATTTCCGCGATCGAGCGGATCCGGCGGATCCGGTTCATCACCTCTCACCCGAGGGACCTGGATGACCGGACGATCCGGCTCTTCGAGGAGATGGAGACCCTTTGCCCGCACGTCCACCTCCCCCTGCAATCCGGCTCCGACCGTATTCTCGAATCCATGGGACGGGGATACACGAGCGGGGAGTATCTCGCCAGGATCGATGCGTTGCGGCAAGCCCGACCGGGCATCGCTTTCTCCTCCGACTTCATCGTCGGCTTCCCCGGGGAGACGGAGGACGATTTCGGGGAGACCCTTTCCGTCATGCGGGAGGTCCGCTTCGACTCCTCGTTCTCGTTCCGCTTCTCTTCCCGCCCCGGGACCCGGGCGGCGGAGATGAAGGAGAAGGTCGACCCGCAAGAGGCGGCCGAGCGGCTGCGGCGCCTGCAGGAGATTCAGGCGATCCACACCAGGGAGCGCCTCACCACGCAGGTCGGTCGGGAGGTCACGGTTCTCGTCGAAGGAGCGAGCGCGAGAGACCCGGGGATGCGTTGCGGCCGAACCGCCTGCAACAAGACGGTGAACTTCACTCCCGGGAGCTCCGACGGGGCGTTCCGCTCCGTCCTCGTTACCGGCGCGGGAGCCCACTCCCTCGTCGGGAAAGAGAGGTCCTCCGATGGCTAA
- a CDS encoding bifunctional nuclease family protein: protein MAKEVTVAGVTVDPVTKSPIVVLREPESGNVVPIWIGLLEANAIALALEGTELPRPMTHDLMKSILHATGTRLRSIEIAEIRESTYFALLHIEGDGVSVHVDARPSDAIALALRCGARILISEAVFAQSSISATTASEGGEKDKWTELLEKMDPEQFSKYKM, encoded by the coding sequence ATGGCTAAAGAGGTTACAGTGGCCGGCGTCACGGTCGACCCCGTGACGAAATCCCCGATCGTGGTTCTTCGGGAACCGGAGTCCGGCAACGTAGTCCCGATCTGGATCGGCCTGCTCGAAGCCAACGCGATCGCGCTGGCGCTCGAGGGGACGGAACTGCCGCGACCGATGACCCATGACCTCATGAAGTCGATCCTCCATGCCACCGGAACGCGACTCCGGAGCATCGAAATCGCGGAGATCCGCGAGAGCACGTACTTCGCCCTCCTTCACATCGAGGGAGACGGGGTGAGCGTGCACGTGGACGCGCGTCCCAGCGACGCCATCGCGCTCGCCCTTCGGTGCGGAGCGCGCATCCTGATCTCCGAAGCGGTTTTCGCCCAATCCTCCATCTCCGCGACCACTGCGTCCGAAGGCGGTGAGAAGGACAAATGGACCGAGCTGCTTGAAAAGATGGATCCCGAGCAGTTCAGCAAATACAAGATGTAG
- a CDS encoding diguanylate cyclase has translation MKSFRILIFEERPSPGRELRLNLLGHAVEFDFRDPAKEDLETLDLFPYAAIVAPVESARTGIIGVLSDAKRYGGPLFLYRDEPPVHEVARWVIWGSPSHGGPDGPVADRLLQESLEYYSMASMYQQCLEMMSTQDEEKLLAQITETFVRALGAASCVIWLVSPSDPDEMLIASVRGVIGIDREGSRFFLSRTDMGEEVWKGAPFPIATGGEKGLRSGSSLFVPLLHQGNPIGLVKLGERNDRKPFGEREIHMAGIIAEYAAGALNTVGRLGRIEKISLRDPETGAYSAAFLADYFEKERYKAGRFHRPLSVVFLVVENFSFLMEQTRESIVVGALTSMVTTVRRAVRDSDLVAREEGNRFCIVLPETDSFGALLAVRRLRKAVKEKCRIQFLGTEFYLQPFFMTATCPRDGRDFPDLLRVAEEKYARQQKGPLHRMRIADRPFWDAFEILVGKREHYDLFRKGEDVPYFLRFRKDLGRNANFAVPRETWLRILEAVAQDVAANPEERGLVIAAGPTPEIYKQIFLSFQPSVTPQRKVYVVGQSGNTRFDSKNLMYVAAEDEQLKDREFVLYMKEGGAYGFFCTARESEVEGFNTADESLVEAMVEKAQEMYQLQGNF, from the coding sequence ATGAAATCCTTCCGGATACTGATCTTCGAGGAGCGCCCCTCCCCCGGGAGGGAGCTGCGGCTCAACCTCCTCGGTCATGCCGTCGAGTTCGACTTCCGCGACCCCGCGAAGGAGGACCTAGAGACTCTCGACCTCTTCCCCTACGCTGCCATCGTCGCCCCGGTGGAGTCCGCACGGACCGGCATCATCGGCGTCCTCTCCGACGCGAAGCGTTATGGAGGCCCGCTGTTCCTGTACCGCGATGAACCGCCGGTCCACGAGGTGGCGCGATGGGTCATCTGGGGTTCCCCCTCCCACGGCGGGCCGGATGGCCCGGTGGCCGACCGCCTCCTCCAGGAAAGCCTCGAATACTACTCGATGGCATCCATGTACCAGCAATGCCTCGAGATGATGTCCACGCAGGACGAGGAGAAGCTGCTGGCCCAGATCACGGAGACCTTCGTCCGCGCCCTCGGGGCGGCGAGTTGCGTCATCTGGCTCGTTTCGCCCTCCGACCCGGACGAGATGCTGATCGCTTCCGTGCGGGGCGTAATCGGGATCGACCGGGAGGGGTCCCGCTTCTTCCTTTCGCGGACAGATATGGGAGAAGAGGTCTGGAAGGGAGCCCCGTTCCCCATCGCGACGGGGGGGGAAAAGGGCCTGCGCAGCGGATCGAGCCTTTTCGTTCCGCTCCTTCACCAGGGCAACCCGATCGGTCTCGTGAAGCTGGGGGAGCGGAACGACAGGAAGCCTTTCGGCGAACGGGAGATCCACATGGCCGGGATCATCGCCGAATACGCCGCCGGCGCACTGAACACGGTCGGTCGTCTCGGGCGGATCGAGAAGATTTCCTTGCGCGATCCGGAGACCGGCGCCTACTCGGCAGCGTTCCTCGCCGACTATTTCGAAAAGGAGCGATACAAGGCGGGCCGTTTCCACCGGCCGCTCTCCGTCGTATTCCTCGTCGTCGAGAATTTCTCCTTCCTGATGGAGCAGACGCGGGAGAGCATCGTCGTGGGGGCGCTGACGTCGATGGTCACCACGGTCCGTCGTGCGGTGCGGGATTCGGATCTCGTCGCGAGGGAGGAGGGAAACCGTTTTTGCATCGTCCTTCCCGAGACCGACTCCTTCGGAGCCTTGCTCGCGGTTCGACGGCTCCGGAAGGCGGTCAAGGAAAAGTGCAGGATCCAGTTTCTCGGGACGGAGTTTTATCTTCAGCCGTTCTTCATGACCGCGACCTGCCCGAGGGACGGCCGGGATTTCCCCGATCTGCTGCGCGTCGCCGAGGAGAAATATGCGCGGCAGCAGAAGGGACCGCTGCATCGCATGCGCATCGCCGACCGGCCCTTCTGGGACGCCTTCGAGATCCTTGTCGGGAAGCGGGAACATTACGACCTCTTCAGGAAGGGGGAGGATGTACCGTACTTCCTGCGTTTCCGCAAGGACCTCGGACGAAACGCCAACTTCGCCGTCCCTCGCGAAACCTGGCTGCGAATCCTCGAGGCGGTGGCCCAGGATGTCGCCGCGAACCCCGAGGAGCGCGGGCTCGTCATCGCCGCGGGACCGACCCCCGAGATCTACAAGCAGATTTTCCTCTCCTTCCAGCCTTCCGTCACGCCGCAGAGAAAAGTCTATGTCGTCGGCCAGTCGGGCAATACGCGGTTCGACTCGAAAAATCTGATGTATGTCGCTGCGGAGGATGAACAACTGAAAGACCGGGAGTTCGTGTTGTATATGAAGGAGGGCGGCGCATATGGTTTTTTCTGCACCGCCCGGGAGAGCGAGGTCGAGGGGTTCAACACGGCCGACGAGTCGCTGGTGGAGGCGATGGTCGAGAAGGCCCAGGAGATGTACCAGCTCCAGGGGAATTTCTAG